A part of Silvimonas soli genomic DNA contains:
- the gshB gene encoding glutathione synthase, translating to MRLLVIADPVAGFKIHKDSTYAMLREANKRGWELWITLADDIRVKEGVVQANAQRLRFTATQEYKHWFELEAPQHEALKDFGAVLMRKDPPFDAQYLYATHLLTLAEAQGARVFNPGQTLRDYNEKLAILKHPQFTAPTLVTQRGADIREFLAEHGDVILKPLDGMGGAGIFRITANDPNVGSIIEMLTINETSTIMAQRYLPAIKDGDKRVLIIDGKPVDWCLARIPKAGETRGNLAAGGTGVARPLTAKDREIAETLGPQLAAKGLFLVGLDVIGENVTEINVTSPTCFQEITDQSGIDVAALFISALERKLG from the coding sequence TGCGCGAGGCCAACAAACGCGGTTGGGAATTGTGGATCACGCTGGCCGACGATATCCGGGTGAAAGAAGGCGTGGTGCAAGCCAACGCGCAGCGGCTGCGCTTTACCGCTACCCAGGAATACAAGCACTGGTTTGAGCTGGAAGCCCCGCAACACGAAGCACTGAAAGACTTTGGCGCAGTGTTGATGCGCAAAGATCCGCCTTTCGACGCGCAATATCTGTACGCCACGCATCTGTTGACGCTGGCCGAGGCGCAAGGCGCACGCGTATTCAACCCCGGCCAGACGCTACGTGACTACAACGAAAAGCTGGCGATCCTCAAGCATCCGCAATTCACCGCGCCCACGCTGGTGACGCAACGCGGTGCCGACATCCGCGAGTTTCTGGCTGAACATGGCGACGTGATTCTCAAGCCGCTCGATGGCATGGGTGGTGCGGGGATTTTCCGCATTACCGCCAACGACCCGAATGTGGGTTCGATTATTGAAATGCTCACCATCAATGAAACCAGCACCATCATGGCGCAGCGCTATCTGCCCGCGATCAAAGACGGTGACAAGCGCGTGTTGATTATTGATGGCAAACCGGTGGACTGGTGCCTGGCACGAATTCCCAAGGCAGGTGAAACACGTGGCAACCTGGCGGCGGGCGGCACCGGCGTGGCCCGACCACTCACTGCCAAAGACCGCGAAATTGCCGAAACGCTTGGCCCACAACTGGCGGCCAAAGGCTTGTTCCTGGTGGGGCTGGATGTGATTGGCGAGAATGTCACCGAAATCAACGTGACCAGCCCGACGTGCTTTCAGGAAATCACCGACCAATCCGGCATTGATGTGGCTGCATTGTTTATCAGCGCGCTCGAACGCAAGCTGGGTTGA